One genomic region from Bradyrhizobium icense encodes:
- a CDS encoding fused MFS/spermidine synthase, with protein MISEPSASRNRLVLVVYTAAIFVSALLLFSVQPLFTKMVLPRLGGSPAVWSVAMVFFQSLLLGGYAYAHFLMQIRNRTIPVAVHLLLLAVAMLTMPLSIASGWGDPPNSGYALWLLGLFAVSIGLPFFALAANNPLLQAWFVRTGHPNGPDPYFLYASSNVGSFLALLSYPVLLEPMFTLRMQNLIWTGGYGLLIVLIATCGVLLLRSPVRAGELNLAPDDSDVPAPSWILRARWIFLAAVPSGLLIAVTAHISTDVAAAPLLWVLPLSLYLLTWVLVFQSRPLLPHKWMLLAQPLAIAGIVVLLAFGGEQNLLLTLGGHQFCFFVIAMACHGELARTRPAAKYLTGFYVALSFGGMVGGLFAGLIAPFTFSWVAEYPILLALAALCRPAGGERLPRWNAWYWPFLAVLAVALIAPSWSTGKVFNWFEDHRVWVIGAVGVLAALLALALNAGRWKIFATVAVALVLLRAYPSDDGRVETVRSFFGVHKIVVTPNGQYHVLMHGTTIHGAEKFKNDDGTPVTGQPEPITYYHKSGGIGQAITAIRERKGAPLRVAVIGLGSGTLTCASEPGEDWKFFEIDQTMVDTARDPKYFTYIQVCEPNLQPVIGDARLTFAREPDGVYDLIIVDAYSSDAIPVHLATEEAMEIYKSKLAPQGAVVMHVSNRHLELSSVVVGIADANDLKSWVYSEDSGRDSEYIFSTSVVVSAREETDVGKLASSEQWALTEARKNQRVWTDDYSNVLGAVWRRLRKGEE; from the coding sequence ATGATTTCTGAGCCGTCTGCCTCGCGAAACCGGCTGGTGCTGGTCGTTTATACTGCTGCGATCTTCGTCAGTGCGCTGTTACTGTTTTCGGTGCAACCCCTGTTCACCAAAATGGTGCTGCCGCGGCTCGGCGGCTCGCCGGCGGTCTGGTCGGTGGCGATGGTGTTCTTCCAGTCGCTGCTGCTCGGCGGCTACGCCTATGCGCATTTTCTGATGCAGATCCGTAATCGCACGATTCCGGTAGCGGTCCATCTATTGCTGCTTGCAGTTGCGATGCTGACGATGCCGCTGTCGATCGCGAGCGGGTGGGGCGATCCGCCGAATTCAGGCTATGCGCTCTGGCTGCTCGGCCTCTTTGCCGTGTCGATCGGCCTGCCGTTCTTCGCGCTCGCGGCCAACAACCCGCTGCTGCAGGCCTGGTTCGTCCGCACCGGGCACCCCAACGGTCCCGATCCGTACTTCCTCTACGCTTCCTCGAATGTCGGCAGCTTCCTGGCGCTGTTGTCCTATCCGGTGCTGCTGGAACCGATGTTCACGCTGCGCATGCAGAACCTGATCTGGACCGGCGGCTATGGCCTCCTGATCGTGCTGATTGCTACCTGCGGGGTGTTGCTGCTGCGCTCGCCAGTGAGGGCGGGGGAACTGAACTTGGCGCCAGACGATAGCGACGTGCCGGCGCCGTCATGGATTTTGCGCGCCCGCTGGATATTCCTCGCCGCCGTGCCGTCGGGGCTGCTGATCGCAGTGACAGCCCATATTTCCACCGACGTCGCCGCAGCGCCCTTGCTGTGGGTGCTGCCGTTGTCGCTTTATCTCTTGACTTGGGTGCTCGTCTTCCAGTCGCGCCCGCTATTGCCGCACAAATGGATGCTGCTGGCACAGCCGCTGGCAATCGCCGGCATCGTGGTGCTGCTCGCGTTCGGCGGTGAACAGAATCTGCTGCTGACGCTCGGCGGGCACCAGTTCTGCTTCTTCGTCATTGCTATGGCCTGCCATGGCGAGCTGGCGCGCACGCGTCCGGCGGCGAAATACCTCACCGGCTTCTATGTCGCGCTGTCGTTCGGCGGCATGGTCGGCGGCTTGTTCGCCGGCCTGATCGCGCCGTTCACCTTCTCATGGGTCGCCGAATATCCGATCCTGCTGGCGCTCGCGGCGCTGTGCCGCCCGGCCGGCGGCGAACGTTTGCCGCGCTGGAACGCGTGGTACTGGCCGTTCCTTGCGGTGCTGGCGGTGGCGCTGATCGCGCCGTCCTGGTCGACCGGAAAAGTGTTCAACTGGTTCGAAGATCACCGCGTCTGGGTGATCGGCGCGGTCGGGGTGCTGGCGGCACTGCTGGCGCTCGCGCTCAACGCCGGCCGCTGGAAGATCTTTGCGACCGTCGCGGTGGCGCTGGTACTGCTGCGCGCTTATCCTTCCGATGACGGCCGGGTGGAGACGGTGCGCAGCTTCTTCGGCGTCCACAAGATCGTGGTGACGCCGAACGGCCAGTATCACGTGCTGATGCATGGCACCACGATCCACGGCGCCGAGAAATTCAAGAACGACGACGGCACGCCGGTCACCGGACAGCCGGAACCGATCACCTATTATCACAAGAGCGGCGGCATCGGTCAGGCGATCACCGCGATCCGAGAACGCAAGGGCGCGCCGCTGCGTGTGGCCGTGATCGGGCTCGGCTCCGGCACGCTGACCTGCGCCTCGGAGCCCGGCGAGGACTGGAAATTCTTCGAGATCGACCAGACCATGGTCGATACCGCGCGTGACCCGAAATACTTTACCTACATCCAGGTCTGCGAACCGAACCTGCAGCCCGTGATCGGCGATGCGCGGCTCACCTTCGCGCGCGAGCCCGACGGCGTCTATGACCTGATCATCGTCGATGCGTATTCGTCGGATGCGATCCCGGTTCACCTGGCGACCGAAGAGGCGATGGAAATCTACAAGTCCAAGCTGGCGCCGCAGGGCGCTGTGGTGATGCACGTCTCCAACCGGCATCTCGAACTGTCGAGCGTGGTCGTCGGCATCGCCGACGCCAACGACTTGAAGAGCTGGGTCTACAGCGAGGATTCCGGGCGCGACAGCGAATACATCTTCTCGACCTCGGTCGTGGTCTCGGCGAGGGAAGAGACCGATGTCGGCAAGCTGGCATCGTCGGAGCAATGGGCGCTGACGGAAGCCAGGAAAAACCAGCGGGTCTGGACCGACGATTATTCCAACGTGCTGGGCGCGGTATGGCGGCGGCTTAGAAAAGGCGAGGAATAG
- a CDS encoding phytoene desaturase family protein — MSETEIVIIGAGHNGLTCAAYLAMAGLRVKVVERRKTVGGAAVTEEFHPGFRNSVAAYTVSLLNPQISADLKLAEHGLRIVERRAQNFLPAPGGSFLLTGEGRTRQSVAKLSERDAVTIEAFSRELEAIADVLRQFVLRAPPNLVEGFGIGAIREAFNAVGTAGILRKLSLEQQRSLLDLFTRSAGEMLDERFENDLVKALFGFDAIVGNYASPYAAGSAYVMLHHAFGEVNGKKGVWGHAIGGMGAITQAMARAARAHGAEIETEAGVREVIVEGGRAIGVILDNGETVRAKYVVSGVNPKLLYTRLVPSGALTPEFLERIARWRNASGTFRMNVALNALPSFTALPGAGDHLTAGIILAPSLGYMDRAWQDAREHGWSREPVVEMLIPSTLDDSLAPDGQHVASLFCQHVAPELPEGRSWDDHREEVADLMVATVDRYAPGFGTSVIGRQVLSPLDLERQFGLLGGDIFHGALTLNQLFSARPMLGYADYRGPLKGLYHCGSGAHPGGGVTGAPGHNAAKVILGDHRALFR, encoded by the coding sequence ATGAGCGAAACCGAAATCGTCATCATCGGTGCGGGGCATAACGGCCTCACCTGCGCGGCCTATCTGGCGATGGCCGGCCTGCGCGTGAAAGTGGTCGAGCGCCGCAAGACGGTCGGCGGCGCCGCAGTGACCGAGGAATTCCATCCCGGTTTCCGCAATTCGGTGGCCGCCTATACCGTCAGCCTGCTCAACCCGCAGATATCAGCCGACCTGAAGCTTGCCGAACACGGCCTGCGCATCGTCGAGCGCCGAGCACAGAATTTTCTGCCCGCCCCCGGCGGCAGCTTTCTCCTGACCGGCGAGGGCCGCACCCGGCAATCGGTGGCAAAACTCAGCGAGCGCGATGCCGTCACGATTGAGGCCTTCTCGCGCGAACTGGAAGCCATCGCCGATGTGCTCCGGCAATTCGTGCTGCGTGCGCCGCCGAACCTCGTCGAGGGTTTTGGGATCGGCGCGATCCGCGAGGCCTTCAACGCAGTCGGCACGGCCGGCATCCTACGCAAGCTCTCGCTCGAACAGCAGCGCAGTCTGCTCGACCTGTTCACGCGTTCGGCCGGCGAAATGCTGGACGAGCGTTTCGAGAACGACCTGGTGAAAGCGCTGTTCGGCTTCGACGCCATCGTCGGCAATTACGCCAGTCCCTACGCCGCCGGCTCCGCCTACGTGATGCTGCACCACGCATTCGGCGAGGTGAACGGCAAGAAGGGAGTATGGGGCCACGCCATCGGCGGCATGGGCGCGATCACGCAAGCGATGGCGCGTGCCGCGCGGGCGCATGGCGCCGAGATCGAAACGGAAGCCGGCGTGCGCGAGGTGATCGTCGAGGGTGGGCGCGCGATTGGCGTCATCCTCGACAATGGCGAGACCGTCCGCGCGAAGTACGTCGTCTCCGGCGTCAATCCGAAATTGCTGTATACGCGGCTCGTGCCGTCGGGCGCGCTGACGCCGGAATTCCTCGAACGCATCGCGCGCTGGCGCAACGCCTCCGGCACGTTCCGGATGAATGTCGCGCTGAACGCGCTGCCTTCCTTCACTGCCCTTCCCGGCGCCGGCGATCATCTCACCGCCGGCATCATTCTCGCGCCCAGCCTCGGTTACATGGATCGCGCCTGGCAGGACGCGCGAGAGCATGGCTGGAGCCGCGAGCCGGTGGTGGAAATGTTGATCCCCTCGACGCTCGACGATTCCCTCGCGCCGGACGGCCAGCATGTCGCGAGCCTGTTCTGCCAGCACGTCGCGCCAGAATTGCCGGAAGGAAGGTCATGGGACGATCACCGCGAGGAAGTCGCCGACCTCATGGTCGCGACGGTGGATAGATATGCACCGGGCTTTGGGACAAGCGTGATCGGCCGCCAGGTGCTGTCGCCGCTCGACCTCGAGCGGCAGTTCGGCCTGCTCGGCGGCGACATCTTTCACGGCGCACTGACGCTAAACCAATTGTTCTCGGCGCGGCCGATGCTGGGCTATGCCGATTATCGCGGGCCGCTGAAGGGCCTCTACCATTGCGGTTCGGGCGCGCATCCCGGCGGCGGCGTCACCGGCGCCCCCGGCCACAACGCCGCGAAGGTGATCCTGGGCGATCACCGCGCCCTGTTCAGGTAG
- a CDS encoding 50S ribosomal protein L11 methyltransferase yields the protein MTSLAPTHRVHFAVGDEHTAKGVVDVLTEVFFEGQAAIAAFERPDGRWDVTVHFAAPPDQTLVRELVANAAGAEIAAGIAFDTVEAKDWVKASLEDLVPVAAGRFVVHGQHDRDRIAPNKVGIEIEAALAFGTGHHGTTRGCLLLLDHVLKAWRPRRVLDLGTGSGVLAIAAAKALHERILASDIDPPSVRVARDNARLNVSGHLVRAVRATGFSAPQFAEAAPFDLVLANILANPLRQLAGPMARHLAPSALVILSGLLTHQAPAVIAAYRARGLVPVRHLRIEGWSSLLLRKVN from the coding sequence ATGACTTCCCTCGCCCCTACACATCGCGTCCATTTCGCTGTCGGCGACGAGCACACGGCTAAAGGCGTCGTCGACGTCCTGACCGAAGTTTTTTTTGAGGGCCAGGCCGCGATCGCCGCATTCGAACGGCCGGATGGCCGATGGGACGTTACGGTGCATTTTGCCGCGCCGCCCGATCAGACGCTGGTCCGCGAACTGGTGGCCAATGCGGCCGGCGCGGAAATCGCAGCCGGCATCGCCTTCGACACGGTCGAAGCCAAGGATTGGGTCAAGGCCAGCCTCGAAGACCTCGTACCGGTGGCTGCCGGACGCTTCGTGGTCCACGGCCAGCATGACCGCGACAGGATCGCCCCCAACAAGGTCGGCATCGAGATCGAGGCGGCGCTGGCCTTCGGCACCGGCCACCACGGCACCACGCGCGGCTGCCTGCTGCTGCTCGATCATGTCCTGAAAGCCTGGCGCCCGCGCCGCGTGCTCGATCTCGGCACCGGCAGCGGCGTGCTGGCGATTGCGGCGGCGAAGGCGCTGCACGAAAGGATACTGGCAAGCGATATCGATCCGCCCTCGGTGCGGGTCGCGCGCGACAATGCGCGGCTGAACGTATCGGGGCATCTGGTGCGGGCGGTCCGCGCCACCGGATTCTCGGCGCCGCAATTTGCAGAAGCCGCGCCGTTCGATCTGGTGCTGGCGAATATTCTGGCCAATCCATTGCGGCAACTGGCAGGGCCGATGGCACGGCATCTGGCGCCGTCGGCGCTGGTCATTCTCTCAGGGCTCCTGACGCATCAGGCGCCCGCCGTCATCGCCGCCTATCGCGCCCGCGGGCTGGTGCCGGTACGGCACCTGCGCATCGAAGGCTGGAGCAGCCTCCTGCTGCGCAAGGTGAACTAG
- a CDS encoding aminopeptidase P family protein — protein MFEAHFQTFEEPEGGVALTARLARFREELARRKLTGFVVPRADQQQNEYVPASEERLAWLTGFTGSAGTAIVLTREAAVFVDGRYTLQAAKQVDRKAWQIEPLADPPPEHWLTKHLAAGDRLGFDPWLHTSAAAERLAAACTKAGAELIAVESNPLDSIWTERPAPPLGRVATHGVQFSGEIEAEKLKRIRLEINKLGVDALVLSDSHAVAWTFNIRGADVSHTPLPLSYALVPKDGRPTIFIDHRKLSNLTRDHLEQSADVREPDGLVPELTELARSGAAIALDNATAADALSRLIASAGGKPVRGNDPVSLLKAVKNITEIEGTRTAHQRDAVALARFLAWIDREAPSGALTEIDTVEALETFRRQTCALKDVSFPTIAGTGPNGAIVHYRVTRKSNRRISPGDLLLIDSGAQYEDGTTDVTRTIAIGNPTDEMRDRFTRVLRGHIAIARAIFPDGTTGAQLDSFARQFLWQAGLDFEHGTGHGVGSYLSVHEGPARISKLGTTPLKRGMILSNEPGYYKTDAYGIRIENLELVIGTDVPGAEKPVNAFETLTLAPIDRRLIDVNMLSATELKWLNDYHERVNRAVRPHLDDNATKLWLDEATAAMLPL, from the coding sequence ATGTTCGAAGCCCATTTCCAGACATTCGAAGAACCCGAAGGCGGCGTGGCGCTGACCGCGCGGCTGGCCCGCTTCCGCGAGGAGCTGGCACGGCGGAAGCTGACGGGATTCGTGGTTCCGCGCGCCGATCAGCAGCAAAACGAATACGTCCCGGCCTCCGAAGAGCGCCTGGCCTGGCTGACCGGCTTCACTGGTTCGGCCGGCACGGCGATCGTCCTGACGCGCGAGGCCGCCGTTTTCGTCGATGGCCGTTACACGCTGCAGGCCGCCAAGCAGGTCGACCGCAAGGCCTGGCAGATCGAGCCGCTGGCCGATCCGCCACCGGAGCACTGGCTGACCAAGCACCTTGCGGCCGGCGACCGCCTCGGTTTCGACCCGTGGCTGCACACTTCGGCGGCAGCCGAGCGTCTGGCCGCTGCCTGCACCAAGGCGGGCGCGGAGCTGATTGCGGTCGAGAGCAACCCGCTGGATTCGATCTGGACCGAGCGCCCGGCCCCGCCGCTCGGCCGCGTCGCCACGCACGGCGTGCAGTTTTCCGGCGAGATCGAGGCCGAAAAACTCAAGCGCATCCGGCTGGAGATCAACAAGCTCGGCGTCGATGCGCTGGTGCTGTCGGACAGCCACGCGGTGGCCTGGACCTTCAACATTCGCGGCGCCGACGTCTCGCATACGCCGCTGCCTTTGTCCTACGCGCTGGTGCCGAAGGACGGCCGCCCTACCATCTTCATCGACCATCGCAAGCTTTCCAACCTGACGCGCGACCATCTCGAACAATCCGCCGACGTCCGGGAGCCCGACGGGTTGGTGCCTGAACTGACCGAGCTTGCGCGCAGCGGCGCCGCGATCGCCCTCGACAACGCCACCGCGGCGGACGCGCTGAGCCGGCTGATCGCGAGCGCCGGGGGAAAACCGGTCCGCGGCAACGATCCGGTGAGCCTGTTGAAGGCGGTGAAGAACATCACCGAGATCGAGGGCACGCGGACCGCGCACCAGCGCGACGCGGTGGCGCTGGCGCGCTTCCTCGCCTGGATCGACCGCGAGGCGCCATCGGGTGCGTTGACGGAGATCGACACCGTCGAGGCGCTGGAGACGTTCCGCCGTCAGACCTGCGCGCTGAAGGACGTTTCGTTTCCGACCATCGCCGGCACCGGGCCGAACGGCGCCATTGTGCATTACCGCGTCACCCGCAAGAGCAACCGGCGGATTTCGCCGGGCGATCTGCTGCTGATCGATTCTGGCGCGCAGTACGAGGACGGCACTACCGACGTCACCCGTACGATTGCGATCGGCAATCCCACCGACGAAATGCGCGATCGCTTCACCCGCGTGTTGCGCGGACACATCGCGATCGCCCGCGCAATTTTTCCCGACGGCACCACCGGCGCGCAGCTCGATTCCTTTGCGCGGCAATTCCTCTGGCAGGCCGGCCTCGATTTCGAGCACGGCACCGGACACGGCGTCGGCAGCTATCTTTCGGTGCATGAAGGCCCGGCGCGCATCTCGAAGCTCGGCACCACGCCCTTGAAGCGCGGCATGATCCTCTCCAACGAGCCCGGCTACTACAAGACCGATGCCTACGGCATCCGGATCGAGAACCTCGAACTCGTCATCGGCACCGATGTACCCGGCGCCGAGAAGCCGGTGAACGCGTTCGAGACGCTGACGCTGGCGCCGATCGACCGCCGCCTGATCGACGTGAACATGCTGAGCGCGACGGAGCTGAAATGGCTCAACGACTACCACGAACGCGTCAACCGCGCGGTGCGCCCGCACCTCGACGACAACGCCACGAAGCTGTGGCTGGATGAGGCGACGGCGGCGATGCTGCCGCTTTGA
- a CDS encoding multidrug effflux MFS transporter: MHGVAGKPPDAAANAVATSKIMLLMLVAMTGVAPISLYMLVPALPVLATTFGGDISIAQMTVSLYMVGIACSQLIMGPLSDKFGRRPVLLAGLALMVAASVGCSLAQTLPQLIAARFLQALGGATGMVVSRAIIRDLYGRDRISSMISLVIAVMMMAQMLSALVGGLLETAFGWRAIFYFITAASLSVAVLIALALPETRGERSESSSFRGDVGKLIRNRAFIGYVLCQVLASQIIFMFAGGGPYIVVTQMGRTTAEYGAWFATTGFAYLIGNLFCVRFAPRHSLEKLIWFGLAVQFAGSLLNLVWSIAGINQAPLWLFGTQMIVMVANAFVMNNAAAGAISARPEAAGTASGAMGFLQQGLGALVSQFGAYLGGHSTTTLPLTAAIFALSIACASAMFFLVPRRNVVVSEELVKKAEEEDSRML, translated from the coding sequence ATGCACGGCGTCGCGGGCAAGCCGCCCGACGCGGCGGCGAATGCCGTCGCGACCTCGAAGATCATGCTGCTGATGCTGGTCGCCATGACCGGCGTCGCGCCGATCTCGCTCTACATGCTGGTGCCGGCGCTGCCCGTGCTGGCAACGACGTTCGGCGGCGATATCTCCATCGCACAGATGACGGTGTCGCTTTACATGGTCGGCATCGCCTGCTCGCAGCTCATCATGGGGCCGCTGTCGGACAAGTTCGGACGCCGCCCGGTGCTGCTCGCGGGCCTTGCCCTGATGGTGGCGGCGAGCGTCGGCTGCTCGCTGGCGCAGACGCTGCCGCAACTGATTGCCGCACGTTTCCTGCAGGCGCTCGGCGGCGCGACCGGCATGGTGGTGAGCCGCGCCATCATTCGCGACCTCTACGGCCGCGACCGCATCAGCTCCATGATCAGCCTCGTGATCGCCGTCATGATGATGGCGCAGATGCTCAGCGCGCTGGTCGGCGGCCTGCTTGAGACCGCGTTCGGCTGGCGCGCCATCTTCTATTTCATCACGGCGGCGTCGCTCAGCGTCGCGGTGCTGATCGCGCTGGCGCTGCCGGAGACGCGCGGCGAACGCAGCGAGAGCAGCAGCTTCCGCGGCGACGTCGGCAAGCTGATCCGCAACCGCGCCTTCATCGGCTATGTGCTGTGCCAGGTGCTGGCTTCCCAGATCATTTTCATGTTCGCCGGCGGCGGACCTTACATCGTGGTGACGCAGATGGGCCGAACCACGGCCGAATACGGCGCGTGGTTCGCGACGACGGGATTTGCGTATCTGATCGGCAATTTGTTCTGCGTTCGCTTCGCGCCGCGGCATTCACTGGAGAAGCTGATCTGGTTCGGGCTCGCCGTGCAATTCGCCGGCAGCCTGCTGAACCTCGTCTGGAGCATTGCCGGGATCAACCAGGCGCCGCTCTGGCTGTTCGGCACCCAGATGATCGTGATGGTCGCCAACGCTTTCGTGATGAACAATGCCGCGGCCGGCGCCATCAGCGCCCGTCCCGAGGCCGCCGGCACCGCCTCGGGCGCGATGGGTTTTCTGCAGCAGGGCCTCGGCGCGCTGGTCTCGCAATTCGGCGCCTATCTCGGCGGCCACTCCACCACCACGCTGCCGCTGACGGCGGCGATCTTCGCACTCTCGATCGCGTGTGCCTCGGCGATGTTCTTCCTCGTGCCGCGGCGAAACGTCGTGGTGAGCGAGGAGCTGGTGAAGAAGGCGGAGGAGGAAGACTCGCGGATGTTGTGA
- a CDS encoding WG repeat-containing protein: MPDFLKIVALGALLALSSKPLLASDQGAAAPAAFDCWEPERIFKQCAAMGPDGRPRLKRSYLARLRYDRDGLASVLLMGGPDTRESQWFYVRRGVIPVPVESMDNGPDYFEDGLARSRVGGKIGYIDRKLNLVIPAEYDGAYPFKDGVAVVCTACTIAGEGEHSWYEGGQWGRIDRKGRVVSPFRPWEKGKRLEFD; encoded by the coding sequence ATGCCTGATTTTCTCAAAATTGTTGCGCTCGGCGCGCTGCTTGCGCTCTCGTCCAAGCCGCTTCTCGCAAGCGATCAGGGCGCGGCCGCGCCGGCGGCCTTCGATTGCTGGGAGCCGGAGCGCATTTTCAAGCAGTGTGCGGCGATGGGCCCCGACGGGCGGCCGCGCCTGAAGCGATCCTATCTGGCTCGACTTCGATATGACCGTGATGGGCTGGCCTCCGTCTTGCTAATGGGTGGGCCTGACACACGCGAAAGCCAATGGTTCTACGTTCGACGTGGCGTCATCCCGGTTCCGGTTGAATCAATGGACAACGGCCCCGACTATTTCGAGGATGGTCTTGCGCGGTCGCGGGTCGGAGGCAAGATTGGCTACATCGATCGCAAACTCAATCTCGTGATCCCAGCGGAGTATGACGGAGCCTATCCATTCAAGGATGGAGTTGCTGTCGTCTGCACGGCCTGCACGATTGCCGGCGAAGGTGAGCATAGCTGGTACGAGGGCGGGCAATGGGGACGCATCGACCGCAAGGGACGCGTGGTTTCGCCCTTCCGGCCGTGGGAGAAAGGTAAGCGCCTCGAATTCGACTGA
- the ligA gene encoding NAD-dependent DNA ligase LigA encodes MAKTAKTKTPTDVAKLTTAQAKVEHMRLALELEGHDRRYYQEDAPSISDAEYDALRQRFNAIEKRFPELVTAESPSQKIGAAPLGRFRKVRHAVPMLSLDNAFAEQDVLDFIGRIERFLKLSDDKIDFSAEPKIDGLSMSLRYEGGELITAATRGDGAEGEDVTANIRTLEDVPQKLKGRNVPDVCEVRGEVYMTKKAFLALNERQKAAGDTIFANPRNSAAGSLRQKDPSITASRPLGFFAYSWGQMSAMPEKTQTGMIHWFERCGFKTNPLTKLCHSVEHLIAFHHQIEEQRGELDYDIDGVVYKIDRIDWQERLGFVSRTPRWAIAHKFPAERAMTVLRDIEIQVGRTGSFTPVGKLEPVGVGGVIVQNVTLHNEDYIKGIGNKGEVLREGRDIRLGDTVVIQRAGDVIPQVVDVVIDKRPKDAKEFHFPKKCPCPLHTDVVREETATGEEGSRARCTGEFACPFQKIEHLKLFVSRRAFDIDGLGEKQLQYFFDREWVREPADIFTLPKRNAKLKLEEIEGYGETSVRNLFAAIDSRRRISLERFIYALGMRHVGETTALALARGYGSWDAFHDACLKVAKGDEETIAEMDALDQIGDTVIKSVAAYFGESHNRGIVERLVKELNEIIDAEKPKSNSAVAGKTVVFTGSLEKMTRDEAKATAERLGAKAAGSVSKKTDYVVAGPGAGSKLAEAKKHGVPVLTEDEWLKLIGE; translated from the coding sequence ATGGCCAAGACAGCGAAAACAAAAACCCCCACCGACGTCGCCAAACTCACCACGGCCCAGGCCAAGGTCGAGCACATGCGGCTGGCGCTGGAGCTCGAAGGGCACGACAGGCGCTATTATCAGGAAGATGCGCCCAGCATCAGCGATGCCGAATACGACGCCTTGCGGCAGCGCTTCAATGCGATCGAAAAGCGGTTTCCCGAACTCGTTACAGCGGAATCGCCGTCGCAAAAGATCGGCGCGGCGCCATTGGGCCGTTTCAGGAAAGTCCGGCATGCGGTGCCGATGCTGTCGCTCGACAACGCCTTCGCCGAGCAGGACGTGCTCGACTTCATCGGCCGCATCGAGCGCTTTCTCAAGCTAAGCGACGACAAGATCGATTTTTCCGCCGAGCCGAAGATCGACGGGCTCTCGATGTCGCTGCGCTACGAGGGCGGCGAACTCATCACTGCCGCCACCCGTGGCGACGGCGCGGAAGGGGAGGACGTCACCGCCAATATCCGGACGCTCGAGGACGTGCCGCAGAAGCTGAAAGGCCGCAACGTTCCTGATGTCTGCGAGGTGCGCGGCGAGGTCTACATGACCAAGAAGGCGTTCCTCGCGCTGAACGAGCGGCAGAAGGCCGCAGGCGACACCATCTTTGCAAACCCGCGCAATTCGGCTGCCGGCTCGCTGCGTCAGAAGGATCCCTCCATCACCGCCTCGCGCCCGCTCGGCTTCTTCGCCTATTCCTGGGGCCAGATGAGCGCGATGCCGGAAAAGACTCAAACCGGCATGATCCACTGGTTCGAGCGCTGCGGCTTCAAGACCAATCCGCTGACAAAACTTTGCCACTCCGTCGAGCACCTGATCGCGTTCCATCACCAGATCGAGGAGCAGCGCGGCGAGCTCGACTACGATATCGACGGCGTCGTCTACAAGATCGACCGTATCGACTGGCAGGAGCGGCTCGGCTTCGTCTCGCGCACGCCACGCTGGGCGATTGCACACAAATTCCCCGCCGAGCGGGCCATGACGGTGCTGCGCGACATCGAGATCCAGGTCGGGCGCACCGGTTCGTTCACGCCGGTCGGCAAGCTCGAGCCGGTCGGCGTCGGCGGCGTCATTGTGCAGAACGTCACGCTGCACAATGAGGACTACATCAAGGGTATCGGCAACAAGGGCGAAGTGCTGCGCGAGGGCCGTGACATCAGGCTCGGCGACACCGTCGTGATCCAGCGCGCCGGCGATGTGATCCCGCAGGTGGTCGATGTCGTCATCGACAAGCGGCCGAAGGACGCAAAGGAATTTCATTTCCCGAAGAAGTGCCCGTGCCCGTTGCATACCGACGTGGTGCGCGAGGAGACCGCGACCGGCGAAGAAGGCTCGCGCGCCCGCTGTACCGGCGAGTTCGCCTGTCCGTTCCAGAAGATCGAGCACTTGAAGCTGTTCGTGTCGCGCCGGGCCTTCGACATCGACGGGCTCGGCGAGAAGCAGCTCCAGTACTTCTTCGACCGCGAATGGGTGCGGGAGCCGGCCGATATCTTTACGCTGCCAAAACGCAACGCCAAGCTGAAGCTCGAAGAAATAGAGGGCTATGGCGAAACCTCGGTGCGCAACCTGTTTGCGGCGATCGACAGCCGCCGCCGCATCTCCCTGGAACGCTTCATCTATGCGCTCGGCATGCGCCATGTCGGCGAGACCACGGCGCTTGCGCTCGCGCGCGGCTACGGTTCGTGGGATGCCTTCCACGATGCCTGCCTCAAGGTCGCCAAGGGCGACGAGGAAACCATTGCCGAGATGGATGCGCTCGACCAGATCGGCGACACCGTGATCAAGAGCGTCGCCGCCTATTTCGGCGAAAGCCATAACCGCGGCATCGTCGAGCGCCTGGTCAAGGAGCTCAACGAGATCATCGACGCCGAAAAGCCCAAGAGCAATTCGGCCGTCGCCGGCAAGACCGTGGTGTTCACCGGCTCGCTGGAAAAGATGACGCGGGACGAAGCCAAGGCCACCGCTGAGCGGCTGGGCGCAAAGGCTGCGGGTTCGGTGTCGAAGAAGACGGATTACGTCGTCGCAGGGCCAGGGGCGGGTTCAAAACTCGCGGAGGCCAAGAAGCACGGCGTGCCGGTGCTGACCGAGGACGAGTGGCTGAAGCTGATCGGGGAGTGA